From a single Columba livia isolate bColLiv1 breed racing homer chromosome 19, bColLiv1.pat.W.v2, whole genome shotgun sequence genomic region:
- the KCNT1 gene encoding potassium channel subfamily T member 1 isoform X11 codes for MSVSRGRRALGVQVEFYVNENTFKERLKLFFIKNQRSSLRIRLFNFSLKLLTCLLYIVRVLLDSPEEGIGCWECEKQNYTVFNQSTKINWSHIFWVDRKTPLWAVQVSIALISFLETMLLIYLSYKGNIWEQIFRISFILEMINTVPFIITIFWPPLRNLFIPVFLNCWLAKYALENMINDLHRAIQRTQSAMFNQVLILICTLLCLLFTGTCGIQHLERAGEKLSLFKSFYFCIVTFSTVGYGDVTPKIWPSQLLVVIMICVALVVLPLQFEELVYLWMERQKSGGNYSRHRAQTEKHVVLCVSSLKIDLLMDFLNEFYAHPRLQDYYVVILCPTEMDIQVRRVLQIPLWSQRVIYLQGSALKDQDLMRAKMDNGEACFILSSRNEVDRTAADHQTILRAWAVKDFAPNCPLYVQILKPENKFHVKFADHVVCEEECKYAMLALNCVCPATSTLITLLVHTSRGQEGQESPEQWQRMYGRCSGNEVYHIRMGDSKFFMEYEGKSFTYAAFHAHKKYGVCLIGIRREENKSILLNPGPRHIMAASDTCFYINITKEENSAFIFKQEEKQKKKGFAGRGTYDGPSRLPVHSIIASMGTVAMDLQNTECRPANSSKLALPAENGSGNRRPSIAPVLELADTSSLLPCDLLSDQSEDEMTQSDEEGSAVVEYVKGYPPNSPYIGSSPTLCHLLPEKAPFCCLRLDKGCKHNSFEDAKAYGFKNKLIIVSAETAGNGLYNFIVPLRAYYRSRKELNPIVLLLDNKPEHHFLEAICCFPMVYYMEGTIDNLDSLLQCGIIYADNLVVVDKESTMSAEEDYMADAKTIVNVQTMFRLFPSLSIITELTHPSNMRFMQFRAKDSYSLALSKLEKKERENGSNLAFMFRLPFAAGRVFSISMLDTLLYQSFVKDYMITITRLLLGLDTTPGSGYLCAMKITEDDLWIRTYGRLFQKLCSSSAEIPIGIYRTESHMFATSEPHDIRAQSQISINVEDCEDTKDIKEHWGIKTSHHRNSCSSDQSEHPLLRRKSMQWARRLSRKGNKHSGKTAEWISQQRLSLYRRSERQELSELVKNRMKHLGLPTTGYEDVANLTASDVMNRVNLGYLQDEMNDHQNTLSYVLINPPPDTRLELNDIVYLIRSDPLAHVSNDGHSRKSSCSNKLGPCNPETRDETQL; via the exons ATGTCAGTGTCCCGGGGACGCAGAGCTTTGGG GGTGCAGGTCGAGTTCTACGTGAATGAAAACACCTTCAAGGAGCGGCTGAAGCTCTTCTTCATCAAAAACCAGCGATCAA GCCTGAGGATCCGTCTCTTCAACTTCTCGCTGAAGCTGCTCACCTGCCTCCTGTACATCGTCCGCGTGCTGCTGGACAGCCCCGAGGAGGGCATCGGCTG ctGGGAATGCGAAAAGCAGAATTACACAGTGTTCAACCAGTCCACAAAGATAAACTG GTCACACATCTTCTGGGTGGACAGAAAAACGCCGCTGTGGGCCGTGCAG GTCAGCATCGCTCTGATCAGCTTTCTGGAGACCATGCTGCTCATCTATCTCAGCTACAAG GGGAACATCTGGGAACAGATTTTTCGCATTTCGTTCATCCTTGAGATGATCAACACAGTGCCATTTATTATCACG ATATTCTGGCCTCCTTTGCGGAATTTGTTCATCCCTGTGTTTCTCAACTGCTGGCTCGCCAAGTACGCGCTGGAGAACATGATT AACGACCTGCACCGAGCCATACAGAGGACCCAGTCTGCGATGTTCAACCAGGTGCTCATTCTGATCTGCACCCTCCTGTGTCTCCTTTTCACGGG GACCTGTGGCATCCAGCATTTAGaaagagcaggtgagaagctttCCCTCTTCAAGTCCTTCTATTTCTGCATCGTCACCTTTTCCACTGTGGGCTACGGAGATGTGACACCAAAGATCTGGCCTTCCCAGCTCCTCGTCGTGATAATGATTTGTGTCGCCCTGGTCGTGCTGCCGCTCCAG TTCGAGGAGCTCGTCTACCTGTGGATGGAGCGGCAGAAGTCAGGAGGGAATTACAGCCGTCACCGTGCCCAGACGGAGAAACACGTTGTCCTTTGTGTCAGCTCCCTCAAGATCGATCTGCTCATGGACTTCCTCAACGAGTTTTACGCCCACCCGCGCCTGCAG GATTACTACGTGGTGATACTTTGCCCAACAGAGATGGACATCCAGGTGCGGCGTGTCCTGCAGATCCCTCTGTGGTCGCAGCGAGTGATTTACCTCCAGGGCTCGGCGCTGAAGGACCAGGATCTCATGAGAGCCAA GATGGACAATGGAGAAGCTTGCTTCATTCTCAGCAGCCGAAACGAGGTGGACCGCACCGCAGCG GACCACCAGACCATCCTGAGAGCCTGGGCTGTGAAAGATTTTGCTCCCAATTGTCCTCTCTACGTTCAGATTTTAAAGCCTGAGAACAAGTTTCACGTCAAGTTTGCCG ATCACGTCGTCTGCGAAGAGGAGTGCAAATACGCCATGCTCGCCCTGAACTGCGTCTGCCCCGCCACCTCCACCCTCATCACGCTGCTGGTGCACACCTCCCGTGGCCA GGAGGGCCAGGAGTCGCCGGAGCAGTGGCAGCGGATGTACGGGCGCTGCTCAGGCAACGAGGTCTATCACATCCGCATGGGCGACAGCAAGTTCTTCATGGAGTACGAGGGGAAGAGCTTCACCTACGCCGCCTTCCATGCGCACAAGAA GTACGGCGTCTGTCTGATTGGCATCCGGAGGGAGGAGAACAAGAGCATCCTGCTGAACCCCGGCCCGCGGCACATCATGGCAGCATCCGACACCTGCTTCTACATCAACATCACCAAGGAGGAGAACTCTGCTTTCATCTTCaagcaggaggagaagcagaagaagaaaggcTTTGCAGGGAGAGGCACCTACGACGGGCCATCCCGCCTACCGGTGCACAGCATCATTGCCAGCATGG GTACAGTGGCCATGGACCTGCAGAACACAGAGTGCCGCCCGGCCAACAGCAGCAAGCTGGCGCTGCCGGCCGAGAACGGTTCTGGCAACCGGCGGCCCAGCATCGCGCCCGTCCTCGAGCTGGCCGACACCTCGTCCCTGCTGCCCTGCGACCTGCTCAGCGACCAGTCAGAGGACGAGATGACGCAGTCGGATGAAGAGGGGTCAGCGGTTGTGGA GTATGTGAAGGGCTACCCCCCAAACTCACCCTACATCGGGAGCTCCCCGACTCTGTGCCACCTTTTACCTGAGAAAGCCCCTTTCTGCTGCCTGAGGCTGGACAAG GGCTGCAAGCACAACAGCTTTGAAGATGCCAAAGCCTACGGGTTTAAGAACAAACTGATTATTGTTTCGGCGGAGACGGCTGGCAACGGGCTGTATAACTTCATTGTACCCCTCCGTGCATACTATCGGTCCCGCAAAGAGTTGAACCCCATCGTGTTGCTGCTGGACAACAA GCCCGAGCACCACTTTCTGGAAGCCATCTGTTGCTTCCCCATGGTTTACTACATGGAGGGCACGATCGACAA CCTGGACAGCTTGCTGCAGTGCGGCATCATCTATGCCGACAACCTGGTGGTTGTGGACAAGGAGAGCACAATGAGTGCTGAGGAGGACTACATGGCGGATGCAAAGACGATTGTCAACGTCCAGACCATGTTCAG GCTCTTCCCCAGCCTCAGCATCATCACTGAGCTGACCCACCCCTCCAACATGAGGTTCATGCAGTTCAGAGCAAAGGACAGTTACTCTCTTGCCCTTTCTAAGCTAGAAAAG AAAGAGCGAGAGAACGGCTCCAACCTGGCCTTCATGTTCCGCCTGCCCTTTGCGGCTGGGAGGGTCTTCAGCATCAGCATGTTGGACACGCTGCTCTACCAG TCGTTCGTGAAGGACTACATGATCACCATCACGCGGCTGCTGCTGGGTCTGGACACCACGCCGGGCTCTGGTTATCTCTGTGCG ATGAAGATCACTGAGGACGACCTGTGGATCCGGACATACGGCCGCCTCTTCCAGAAGCTCTGCTCCTCCAGCGCGGAGATTCCCATCGGGATTTACAGGACGGAGTCACACATGTTCGCAACCTCTGAG ccccacgACATCAGAGCGCAG TCACAGATCTCAATCAACGTGGAGGACTGCGAGGACACCAAGGACATCAAGGAGCACTGGGGCATCAAGACCAGCCACCACAGGAACTCCTGCTCCAGCGACCAGTCCGAGCACCCGCTGCTGCGGCGCAAGAGCATGCAGTGGGCCCGGCGCCTCAGCAGGAAGGGCAACAAGCACTCGGGCAAGACGGCCGAGTGGATCAGCCAGCAGCGCCTCAGCCTCTACCGCCGCTCCGAGCGGCAGGAGCTTTCCGAGCTCGTCAAGAACCGCATGAAGCACCTGGGCTTGCCCACCACCGGGTACG
- the KCNT1 gene encoding potassium channel subfamily T member 1 isoform X10, which yields MGPHAEDFSVDSSFSQVQVEFYVNENTFKERLKLFFIKNQRSSLRIRLFNFSLKLLTCLLYIVRVLLDSPEEGIGCWECEKQNYTVFNQSTKINWSHIFWVDRKTPLWAVQVSIALISFLETMLLIYLSYKGNIWEQIFRISFILEMINTVPFIITIFWPPLRNLFIPVFLNCWLAKYALENMINDLHRAIQRTQSAMFNQVLILICTLLCLLFTGTCGIQHLERAGEKLSLFKSFYFCIVTFSTVGYGDVTPKIWPSQLLVVIMICVALVVLPLQFEELVYLWMERQKSGGNYSRHRAQTEKHVVLCVSSLKIDLLMDFLNEFYAHPRLQDYYVVILCPTEMDIQVRRVLQIPLWSQRVIYLQGSALKDQDLMRAKMDNGEACFILSSRNEVDRTAADHQTILRAWAVKDFAPNCPLYVQILKPENKFHVKFADHVVCEEECKYAMLALNCVCPATSTLITLLVHTSRGQEGQESPEQWQRMYGRCSGNEVYHIRMGDSKFFMEYEGKSFTYAAFHAHKKYGVCLIGIRREENKSILLNPGPRHIMAASDTCFYINITKEENSAFIFKQEEKQKKKGFAGRGTYDGPSRLPVHSIIASMGTVAMDLQNTECRPANSSKLALPAENGSGNRRPSIAPVLELADTSSLLPCDLLSDQSEDEMTQSDEEGSAVVEYVKGYPPNSPYIGSSPTLCHLLPEKAPFCCLRLDKGCKHNSFEDAKAYGFKNKLIIVSAETAGNGLYNFIVPLRAYYRSRKELNPIVLLLDNKPEHHFLEAICCFPMVYYMEGTIDNLDSLLQCGIIYADNLVVVDKESTMSAEEDYMADAKTIVNVQTMFRLFPSLSIITELTHPSNMRFMQFRAKDSYSLALSKLEKKERENGSNLAFMFRLPFAAGRVFSISMLDTLLYQSFVKDYMITITRLLLGLDTTPGSGYLCAMKITEDDLWIRTYGRLFQKLCSSSAEIPIGIYRTESHMFATSEPHDIRAQSQISINVEDCEDTKDIKEHWGIKTSHHRNSCSSDQSEHPLLRRKSMQWARRLSRKGNKHSGKTAEWISQQRLSLYRRSERQELSELVKNRMKHLGLPTTGYEDVANLTASDVMNRVNLGYLQDEMNDHQNTLSYVLINPPPDTRLELNDIVYLIRSDPLAHVSNDGHSRKSSCSNKLGPCNPETRDETQL from the exons GGTGCAGGTCGAGTTCTACGTGAATGAAAACACCTTCAAGGAGCGGCTGAAGCTCTTCTTCATCAAAAACCAGCGATCAA GCCTGAGGATCCGTCTCTTCAACTTCTCGCTGAAGCTGCTCACCTGCCTCCTGTACATCGTCCGCGTGCTGCTGGACAGCCCCGAGGAGGGCATCGGCTG ctGGGAATGCGAAAAGCAGAATTACACAGTGTTCAACCAGTCCACAAAGATAAACTG GTCACACATCTTCTGGGTGGACAGAAAAACGCCGCTGTGGGCCGTGCAG GTCAGCATCGCTCTGATCAGCTTTCTGGAGACCATGCTGCTCATCTATCTCAGCTACAAG GGGAACATCTGGGAACAGATTTTTCGCATTTCGTTCATCCTTGAGATGATCAACACAGTGCCATTTATTATCACG ATATTCTGGCCTCCTTTGCGGAATTTGTTCATCCCTGTGTTTCTCAACTGCTGGCTCGCCAAGTACGCGCTGGAGAACATGATT AACGACCTGCACCGAGCCATACAGAGGACCCAGTCTGCGATGTTCAACCAGGTGCTCATTCTGATCTGCACCCTCCTGTGTCTCCTTTTCACGGG GACCTGTGGCATCCAGCATTTAGaaagagcaggtgagaagctttCCCTCTTCAAGTCCTTCTATTTCTGCATCGTCACCTTTTCCACTGTGGGCTACGGAGATGTGACACCAAAGATCTGGCCTTCCCAGCTCCTCGTCGTGATAATGATTTGTGTCGCCCTGGTCGTGCTGCCGCTCCAG TTCGAGGAGCTCGTCTACCTGTGGATGGAGCGGCAGAAGTCAGGAGGGAATTACAGCCGTCACCGTGCCCAGACGGAGAAACACGTTGTCCTTTGTGTCAGCTCCCTCAAGATCGATCTGCTCATGGACTTCCTCAACGAGTTTTACGCCCACCCGCGCCTGCAG GATTACTACGTGGTGATACTTTGCCCAACAGAGATGGACATCCAGGTGCGGCGTGTCCTGCAGATCCCTCTGTGGTCGCAGCGAGTGATTTACCTCCAGGGCTCGGCGCTGAAGGACCAGGATCTCATGAGAGCCAA GATGGACAATGGAGAAGCTTGCTTCATTCTCAGCAGCCGAAACGAGGTGGACCGCACCGCAGCG GACCACCAGACCATCCTGAGAGCCTGGGCTGTGAAAGATTTTGCTCCCAATTGTCCTCTCTACGTTCAGATTTTAAAGCCTGAGAACAAGTTTCACGTCAAGTTTGCCG ATCACGTCGTCTGCGAAGAGGAGTGCAAATACGCCATGCTCGCCCTGAACTGCGTCTGCCCCGCCACCTCCACCCTCATCACGCTGCTGGTGCACACCTCCCGTGGCCA GGAGGGCCAGGAGTCGCCGGAGCAGTGGCAGCGGATGTACGGGCGCTGCTCAGGCAACGAGGTCTATCACATCCGCATGGGCGACAGCAAGTTCTTCATGGAGTACGAGGGGAAGAGCTTCACCTACGCCGCCTTCCATGCGCACAAGAA GTACGGCGTCTGTCTGATTGGCATCCGGAGGGAGGAGAACAAGAGCATCCTGCTGAACCCCGGCCCGCGGCACATCATGGCAGCATCCGACACCTGCTTCTACATCAACATCACCAAGGAGGAGAACTCTGCTTTCATCTTCaagcaggaggagaagcagaagaagaaaggcTTTGCAGGGAGAGGCACCTACGACGGGCCATCCCGCCTACCGGTGCACAGCATCATTGCCAGCATGG GTACAGTGGCCATGGACCTGCAGAACACAGAGTGCCGCCCGGCCAACAGCAGCAAGCTGGCGCTGCCGGCCGAGAACGGTTCTGGCAACCGGCGGCCCAGCATCGCGCCCGTCCTCGAGCTGGCCGACACCTCGTCCCTGCTGCCCTGCGACCTGCTCAGCGACCAGTCAGAGGACGAGATGACGCAGTCGGATGAAGAGGGGTCAGCGGTTGTGGA GTATGTGAAGGGCTACCCCCCAAACTCACCCTACATCGGGAGCTCCCCGACTCTGTGCCACCTTTTACCTGAGAAAGCCCCTTTCTGCTGCCTGAGGCTGGACAAG GGCTGCAAGCACAACAGCTTTGAAGATGCCAAAGCCTACGGGTTTAAGAACAAACTGATTATTGTTTCGGCGGAGACGGCTGGCAACGGGCTGTATAACTTCATTGTACCCCTCCGTGCATACTATCGGTCCCGCAAAGAGTTGAACCCCATCGTGTTGCTGCTGGACAACAA GCCCGAGCACCACTTTCTGGAAGCCATCTGTTGCTTCCCCATGGTTTACTACATGGAGGGCACGATCGACAA CCTGGACAGCTTGCTGCAGTGCGGCATCATCTATGCCGACAACCTGGTGGTTGTGGACAAGGAGAGCACAATGAGTGCTGAGGAGGACTACATGGCGGATGCAAAGACGATTGTCAACGTCCAGACCATGTTCAG GCTCTTCCCCAGCCTCAGCATCATCACTGAGCTGACCCACCCCTCCAACATGAGGTTCATGCAGTTCAGAGCAAAGGACAGTTACTCTCTTGCCCTTTCTAAGCTAGAAAAG AAAGAGCGAGAGAACGGCTCCAACCTGGCCTTCATGTTCCGCCTGCCCTTTGCGGCTGGGAGGGTCTTCAGCATCAGCATGTTGGACACGCTGCTCTACCAG TCGTTCGTGAAGGACTACATGATCACCATCACGCGGCTGCTGCTGGGTCTGGACACCACGCCGGGCTCTGGTTATCTCTGTGCG ATGAAGATCACTGAGGACGACCTGTGGATCCGGACATACGGCCGCCTCTTCCAGAAGCTCTGCTCCTCCAGCGCGGAGATTCCCATCGGGATTTACAGGACGGAGTCACACATGTTCGCAACCTCTGAG ccccacgACATCAGAGCGCAG TCACAGATCTCAATCAACGTGGAGGACTGCGAGGACACCAAGGACATCAAGGAGCACTGGGGCATCAAGACCAGCCACCACAGGAACTCCTGCTCCAGCGACCAGTCCGAGCACCCGCTGCTGCGGCGCAAGAGCATGCAGTGGGCCCGGCGCCTCAGCAGGAAGGGCAACAAGCACTCGGGCAAGACGGCCGAGTGGATCAGCCAGCAGCGCCTCAGCCTCTACCGCCGCTCCGAGCGGCAGGAGCTTTCCGAGCTCGTCAAGAACCGCATGAAGCACCTGGGCTTGCCCACCACCGGGTACG